In one Methanobrevibacter arboriphilus genomic region, the following are encoded:
- a CDS encoding Ig-like domain-containing protein, which yields MYKNSASHFKILIFSFTLFLAVISLACEETNASEVENALDNDFYTNSSSDFEVNSTNYNTVNFNNSTTSTISNISNISNSSNTSNTSSSDYNSFNSANVDYNENNDSGKLSVPNVYGSYDEGVVLSATLTDQNNNPLSNRKIIFYVDDVKVGEANTNEQGIANFNYKPPAYDNFVIRASYSGTDYPTEDVEAGMAIQGAKSYLKVYPASGMFGKNITLTALFTDKNNVGISKKVIYFEINGIRIGQATTNSQGLAKLIYRLDQVGNLLVTSKYGGNDYKADDATGKLSVSKLKTQISINKFKGYYNQKSAIIVTLNKGITSLVGKKVKFYVNNKLVGNGTINYQTMAGLIYKVKSIGKFTIKAVFNGDENHTSVTKSKTFSIPSSTLFVINNRLVKNKRVYIQTTLINVGPKKSSFKISYKIPKKFKYFKPKVSTGKVIYNAKKRTLTWTLKKLKVHKSKSARLYWILTSKKGKFNLKPKVIKASRTRLEYNNKLSFVVR from the coding sequence ATGTATAAAAATTCAGCGAGTCATTTTAAAATTTTAATATTTTCATTTACATTGTTTTTAGCTGTTATTTCTTTAGCCTGTGAAGAAACAAATGCTTCTGAAGTAGAAAATGCTCTAGATAATGATTTTTATACTAATAGTTCTAGTGATTTTGAGGTTAATTCTACTAATTATAATACTGTTAATTTTAATAATTCTACTACTTCTACTATTTCTAACATTTCTAACATTTCTAATAGTTCTAATACTTCCAATACTTCTTCTTCTGATTATAATAGTTTTAATTCTGCTAATGTTGATTATAATGAAAATAACGATTCTGGAAAATTATCTGTTCCTAATGTCTATGGTAGTTATGATGAAGGTGTTGTTTTAAGTGCTACTTTAACTGATCAAAATAATAACCCTCTTAGTAATAGAAAAATAATTTTTTATGTTGATGATGTGAAGGTGGGTGAAGCAAATACAAATGAACAAGGAATAGCTAATTTTAATTATAAACCACCAGCTTATGATAATTTTGTTATAAGAGCTAGTTATTCTGGAACTGATTATCCTACTGAAGATGTTGAAGCAGGAATGGCTATTCAAGGAGCTAAATCTTATTTAAAAGTATATCCTGCTTCTGGAATGTTTGGAAAAAATATTACATTAACTGCTTTATTCACTGATAAGAATAATGTTGGTATTTCTAAAAAAGTCATTTATTTTGAGATTAATGGTATTAGAATTGGCCAAGCCACTACAAATAGCCAAGGTTTAGCTAAACTTATTTATAGGCTTGATCAAGTGGGTAATTTACTTGTAACTTCTAAATATGGTGGTAATGATTATAAAGCTGATGATGCAACAGGAAAATTATCTGTATCAAAACTTAAAACTCAAATTTCTATCAATAAATTCAAAGGGTATTATAATCAAAAAAGTGCAATAATAGTTACTTTAAATAAGGGTATAACATCTTTAGTTGGCAAAAAAGTTAAGTTTTATGTAAATAATAAGTTAGTTGGCAATGGAACAATTAATTATCAAACTATGGCAGGCTTAATTTATAAAGTTAAATCTATAGGTAAATTTACTATCAAAGCTGTATTTAATGGTGATGAAAACCATACTAGTGTTACTAAATCAAAAACATTTAGCATACCTTCTTCTACTTTATTTGTAATTAATAATAGATTGGTTAAAAACAAAAGAGTATATATTCAAACCACTTTGATAAATGTTGGTCCTAAAAAATCTTCATTTAAAATATCTTACAAGATTCCTAAAAAGTTTAAATACTTCAAACCAAAGGTTTCTACTGGTAAAGTTATCTATAATGCAAAAAAAAGAACTCTTACATGGACTTTGAAAAAATTAAAAGTTCATAAATCAAAATCTGCAAGATTATATTGGATACTAACATCTAAAAAGGGTAAATTTAACTTAAAACCTAAAGTAATCAAAGCTTCTAGAACTCGACTTGAATATAATAATAAATTGTCATTTGTAGTAAGATAA
- a CDS encoding cobaltochelatase subunit CobN has translation MGINFKKISVILVILFFVSICFMNFSFAENTDSSNSNDISDTNIVSNKNVNTIETANSNVKSNSVQTVTPKSRLTVIVKEAYNKTSKKLSEDGFAVKGAYVRITDLSKNLVSSGYTDQYGKVNFDLNPGTYLINISYLNSTYLSYSGTKTLSYYSDNFTHLFVPDIIFVTPYSGNKIKIDKLMNVSDRVYYLDSQASKTDLLKMQWILDYANFIYIDMYMTGSYEFSYEWFIDTPANKKGNIAYCFGDYSDVDSYGLNFIGGNVSSIENTFVGTYYQAEELPLSEVLIKNMENLFDYILFLMNESNIDPTEDTNRTPLIDSIWGIYHPNLEEQVIDFRPNPEDVANWIRSNPGFDGDGQGSLNWMVENYIEWLNTTSISDLFERFENLYNEYKKANNITESGYVIIASYGYGGSLVDALIKGYESKKRPSFNVFQRVTSPSMASILLNVSSKFNIVAVNSLYSWSMDYNNMGDGGAIDEFTKINVEILKALHDISEYSYNSQYGPQSEWTYGVTIPSMEGVYGAIAVSYVDKEGNSHVIKDGVKKLVETTLGWANLKEKDNFDKKIAVILYNYPPGKAEIGASYLDVFQSVHDLLIQLSRAGYNIGMSEEEIPNSTTLYTLLSMFGNKGSWAQGLLDSYVEGKWDKLVKDPNDLAIIESYLKYFDLNKNNQLVDLLQYIKFYKSLNKTLQDQLIKKWGSGIGNIMVYNDSYIVIPGMMCGNIFITFQPSRGWEEVENYHDLTLPPHQQYITFYCWLKEVFKADAMIHMGTHGTLEFLPGRSIGLQGDDWTFELSGIPNIYPYIVSNPGEALVAKERSMALVISHMTPAMVVSELYDDLVKLNSYMALYNEHMNKGEISLAESYKNLILNLSKELYFDGPTKNQSFDKWLDELHHYLEDLDNDIITFGLHSLGYVLTGDEMVQEVITIVSSKTHIYNYIKNMLYPEYKDIDYNDMKYDQKYHNVTNKTQEWLINFIEQLLMGNITNMTEFFNELGIIDETFMSNLDYCNQTIRNIQDNMEWESILKALSGEYVLPGLAVDPAYGESLPTGRNIYTTDTTKMPSQAAWGAGKKIVDQLLVQYYEKNGKFPELVGLVMWGTEILRTEGIGIAEFLYFLGVSPEWDKTGKVTGVSLIPLEDLKIKLSNGKVINRPRIDVYASAVTSNVYWISLMVNAVKLVNDTDESFKWNYIKKHYNETPSLDRIFGLPGAVLEGTGMSDYIPNTNKWWNSTNLTKDLAEIYLSRVSNSWTVDENGRLVVSEKRETYEYLLGKTDLITQNIDSTWRFLDSDDYYDWFGGLLGASQYLGANPDTGIVDIRNSNNYVSRTLEEEIEFEIRSMILNPKYRDELLKSASGWLSYSEKYEYIFGFVSTATGKDGKSLISDSVWNGLAKNLLSPSFNVDSDFKSASFQSMAGWVIVAAQKGLFNVDPKVLQDIIDKYINETINYGVACCHHTCANLEFNKLVVQASSLSYDKKKKFLEELESSTKVKYDVSAILGTKHYEGQLQDWGSQDLSGYQGKSQYSPNTQGAMNPDGGSGDSSSAGESGANGPNGEAGTSGDSSSQGDQSSSAAGQGDSKSYEVDKNQQNTSGEESGVSAAFIVAVLALIGLFVVGYVRNKSEE, from the coding sequence ATGGGAATTAATTTTAAAAAAATATCTGTTATATTAGTTATATTATTTTTTGTTAGTATATGCTTCATGAATTTTTCTTTTGCAGAAAATACTGATTCATCTAATTCTAATGATATTAGTGATACTAATATTGTTAGTAATAAGAATGTTAACACTATTGAAACTGCTAATTCAAATGTAAAATCTAATTCTGTTCAAACTGTAACTCCAAAATCTAGACTTACTGTTATTGTAAAAGAAGCATATAATAAAACCTCAAAAAAACTTAGCGAGGATGGTTTTGCTGTAAAAGGGGCTTATGTGAGGATAACTGACTTATCTAAAAATCTTGTTTCGTCTGGGTATACTGATCAATATGGTAAAGTTAATTTTGATTTAAATCCTGGAACCTATTTAATAAATATTTCTTATCTTAATTCAACTTATTTGTCTTATTCAGGTACTAAGACATTAAGTTATTATTCTGATAATTTTACTCATTTGTTTGTTCCAGATATTATTTTTGTAACTCCTTATAGTGGTAATAAAATTAAAATTGATAAATTAATGAATGTAAGTGATAGAGTTTATTATTTAGATTCTCAAGCATCTAAAACTGATTTATTGAAAATGCAATGGATACTTGATTATGCCAATTTTATTTATATTGATATGTATATGACAGGGTCATATGAATTTAGCTATGAATGGTTTATTGATACTCCTGCAAATAAAAAAGGTAATATTGCTTATTGTTTTGGTGATTACAGTGATGTTGATTCATATGGCCTAAATTTTATTGGAGGTAATGTTAGTAGTATTGAAAATACATTTGTAGGAACTTATTATCAAGCTGAAGAACTTCCTCTTAGTGAAGTTTTAATTAAGAATATGGAAAATTTATTTGATTACATTTTATTTTTAATGAATGAATCTAACATTGACCCTACAGAAGATACAAACAGAACTCCTCTGATAGATTCTATTTGGGGAATATATCATCCAAATCTGGAAGAACAAGTAATAGATTTTAGACCTAATCCAGAAGATGTAGCTAATTGGATTAGATCAAACCCTGGTTTTGATGGTGATGGACAAGGTAGTTTAAATTGGATGGTGGAAAATTATATTGAATGGCTTAACACTACAAGTATTTCAGATCTTTTTGAAAGATTTGAAAACCTGTATAATGAATATAAAAAAGCTAATAATATCACTGAATCTGGTTATGTGATTATAGCTAGCTATGGTTATGGGGGCTCATTAGTAGATGCTTTAATTAAAGGATATGAATCAAAGAAAAGACCATCATTCAATGTATTTCAAAGAGTAACATCTCCATCAATGGCTTCAATTCTTTTAAATGTAAGTTCAAAATTCAATATAGTTGCTGTAAACTCATTATATAGTTGGTCTATGGATTATAATAATATGGGTGATGGTGGAGCTATTGATGAATTTACAAAGATTAATGTTGAAATCTTAAAAGCATTACATGATATAAGTGAATACAGTTATAATAGTCAATATGGTCCACAATCAGAATGGACATATGGTGTTACTATTCCAAGTATGGAAGGAGTATATGGGGCTATTGCCGTTTCATATGTTGATAAGGAAGGAAATTCTCATGTTATAAAAGATGGTGTTAAAAAATTAGTAGAAACCACATTAGGCTGGGCTAACTTAAAAGAAAAAGATAATTTTGATAAAAAAATAGCTGTTATTTTATATAATTATCCTCCTGGAAAAGCAGAAATTGGAGCTTCTTATTTAGATGTTTTCCAAAGTGTTCATGATTTATTAATCCAATTATCTAGAGCAGGATATAATATTGGAATGTCTGAAGAAGAAATTCCTAATTCTACAACACTTTATACTCTCCTTTCAATGTTTGGTAATAAAGGGTCATGGGCACAAGGGCTTTTAGATAGTTATGTTGAAGGTAAGTGGGATAAACTTGTAAAAGATCCAAATGATCTTGCAATAATAGAATCATATCTTAAATATTTTGATCTTAATAAGAATAATCAATTAGTTGATTTACTTCAATATATAAAATTTTATAAAAGTTTAAACAAAACACTCCAAGATCAATTGATTAAAAAATGGGGTTCTGGTATTGGAAATATAATGGTTTATAATGATTCTTATATTGTAATTCCTGGTATGATGTGTGGAAATATTTTTATAACTTTTCAACCAAGTAGAGGATGGGAAGAAGTTGAAAATTATCATGATTTGACTCTTCCTCCTCATCAACAATACATAACTTTTTATTGTTGGCTTAAAGAAGTTTTTAAAGCAGATGCTATGATTCATATGGGAACTCATGGTACCTTAGAATTCTTGCCTGGAAGATCTATAGGATTACAAGGTGATGATTGGACTTTTGAATTATCTGGTATTCCTAATATTTATCCTTATATTGTTTCTAATCCTGGGGAAGCTTTAGTAGCTAAAGAAAGATCAATGGCTCTTGTGATAAGTCATATGACTCCAGCAATGGTTGTTTCTGAACTATATGATGATTTAGTAAAATTAAATAGTTATATGGCTCTTTATAATGAGCACATGAATAAGGGAGAAATTTCTCTTGCTGAATCATACAAAAACCTTATATTAAATCTTTCAAAAGAACTTTATTTTGATGGTCCAACTAAAAATCAAAGTTTTGACAAATGGCTAGATGAACTTCATCACTATCTTGAAGATTTAGATAATGATATTATCACATTTGGTTTACATTCATTAGGTTATGTATTAACTGGTGATGAGATGGTTCAAGAGGTTATTACAATTGTATCATCTAAAACTCATATATATAATTATATTAAGAATATGCTTTATCCTGAATATAAGGATATAGATTATAACGATATGAAATATGATCAAAAATATCATAATGTAACTAATAAAACTCAAGAATGGCTAATAAATTTTATAGAGCAACTTTTAATGGGAAATATTACTAATATGACTGAATTTTTCAATGAATTGGGAATTATTGATGAAACTTTTATGTCTAATCTTGATTATTGTAATCAGACTATAAGAAATATTCAAGATAATATGGAGTGGGAATCAATATTGAAGGCTTTGTCTGGGGAATATGTTTTACCTGGATTAGCTGTTGATCCTGCATATGGCGAGTCATTACCTACTGGTAGAAATATTTATACTACAGATACTACTAAAATGCCAAGTCAAGCAGCTTGGGGGGCAGGTAAGAAGATTGTAGATCAATTGTTAGTTCAGTATTATGAAAAGAATGGTAAGTTTCCTGAATTAGTTGGACTTGTAATGTGGGGTACTGAAATATTACGTACTGAAGGTATTGGGATAGCTGAATTTTTGTACTTTTTAGGTGTTTCACCTGAATGGGATAAAACAGGAAAAGTAACTGGAGTAAGTTTAATACCATTAGAAGATTTAAAAATTAAATTATCTAATGGTAAAGTAATTAATCGTCCTCGTATTGATGTTTATGCTAGTGCTGTTACAAGTAATGTTTATTGGATTTCTTTAATGGTTAATGCAGTAAAATTAGTAAATGATACTGATGAATCTTTTAAATGGAATTATATTAAAAAACATTATAATGAAACTCCTTCTTTAGATCGTATATTTGGTCTTCCAGGTGCTGTTCTTGAAGGAACTGGTATGAGTGATTATATTCCAAATACTAATAAATGGTGGAATAGTACAAATCTTACTAAAGACTTAGCAGAAATCTATCTTTCAAGAGTATCAAACTCTTGGACTGTTGATGAAAATGGTAGATTAGTTGTAAGTGAAAAAAGAGAGACTTATGAATATCTTCTTGGAAAAACAGACTTAATAACTCAAAATATTGATAGTACATGGAGATTCTTAGATAGTGATGATTATTATGATTGGTTTGGAGGTTTACTTGGAGCTAGTCAATATTTAGGAGCAAATCCTGACACTGGAATTGTAGATATTAGAAATTCTAATAATTATGTAAGTAGAACTTTAGAGGAAGAAATTGAATTTGAAATAAGATCTATGATTTTAAATCCAAAATATAGAGATGAACTCTTAAAAAGTGCTTCAGGATGGTTATCTTATTCAGAAAAATACGAATATATTTTTGGATTTGTATCAACAGCTACTGGAAAAGATGGAAAAAGTTTAATTTCAGATAGTGTATGGAATGGCTTAGCTAAAAATCTTTTAAGTCCTTCCTTTAATGTTGATTCTGACTTTAAATCTGCTTCTTTCCAGAGTATGGCGGGTTGGGTTATTGTCGCTGCTCAAAAAGGTTTATTCAATGTAGATCCTAAAGTATTACAAGATATAATAGATAAATATATAAATGAAACCATTAATTATGGAGTAGCTTGCTGTCACCATACTTGTGCAAATTTAGAGTTTAATAAATTGGTTGTTCAAGCTTCATCTTTATCTTATGATAAAAAAAAGAAGTTTTTAGAAGAATTAGAATCTTCAACAAAAGTTAAGTACGATGTTAGTGCAATTTTAGGTACTAAACATTATGAAGGACAATTACAAGATTGGGGAAGTCAAGATTTATCTGGTTATCAAGGAAAAAGCCAATATTCTCCAAACACACAGGGAGCAATGAATCCAGATGGGGGTTCTGGGGACAGTAGTTCAGCTGGAGAATCTGGTGCTAATGGTCCGAATGGTGAAGCTGGAACAAGTGGAGATTCATCATCTCAAGGTGATCAATCTAGTTCTGCAGCTGGTCAAGGGGATAGTAAATCATATGAAGTTGATAAAAATCAACAGAATACTAGTGGTGAAGAATCTGGTGTTTCTGCAGCATTTATAGTTGCAGTATTAGCTTTAATAGGTTTATTTGTTGTAGGATATGTTAGAAATAAATCAGAGGAATAA